A stretch of the Medicago truncatula cultivar Jemalong A17 chromosome 5, MtrunA17r5.0-ANR, whole genome shotgun sequence genome encodes the following:
- the LOC11411314 gene encoding 26S proteasome non-ATPase regulatory subunit 7 homolog A gives MDVIKTQQISWRAIEKVVVHPLVLLSIVDNYNRVAKDTRKRVVGVLLGSSFKGTVDITNSYAVPFEEDDKDPSIWFLDHNYHESMFSMFKRINAKEHVVGWYSTGPKLRENDLDIHALFNDYVPNPVLVIIDVEPKELGIPTKAYYAVEEVKENATQKSQKVFVHVQSEIAAHEVEEIGVEHLLRDVKDTTISTLATEVSAKLTALKGLDARLKEIRSYLDLVIDGKLPLNHEILYHLQDVFNLLPNLNVTDLIKAFAVKTNDQMLVIYLSSLIRSVIALHNLINNKMLNKEHEREEDSKSVPVPSTAGS, from the exons atggatGTGATAAAAACGCAACAAATTTCATGGAGAGCAATTGAAAAAGTTGTAGTTCATCCTTTAGTTTTACTCAGCATAGTTGATAACTACAACAGAGTTGCTAAAGACACTCGCAAACGTGTTGTCGGTGTGCTTCTTGGTTCCTCTTTCAAAGGCACCGTCGATATCACCAACAGCTACGCTG TGCCGTTTGAGGAAGATGATAAGGATCCTAGCATTTGGTTTCTTGATCATAATTATCATGAATCAATGTTCTCTATGTTCAAGAGAATCAATG CTAAGGAGCATGTTGTGGGGTGGTATAGTACTGGACCGAAACTGCGAGAAAATGATCTTGATATTCATGCTTTATTCAATGA CTATGTTCCAAATCCTGTTTTGGTTATAATTGATGTTGAACCTAAAGAGTTGGGAATTCCTACAAAAGCTTACTATGCTGTTGAGGAGGTTAAAGAG AATGCCACCCAGAAGAGTCAAAAGGTCTTTGTGCATGTCCAATCAGAAATTGCTGCTCATGAAGTTGAGGAAATAG GAGTGGAACACTTGCTTAGAGATGTGAAGGATACAACCATTAGCACCCTTGCAACAGAG GTAAGTGCAAAACTCACAGCCTTGAAGGGTTTGGATGCAAGACTCAAAGAGATAAGAAGTTACCTTGACCTTGTCATTGATGGAAAGCTTCCCTTAAACCATGAGATCCTGTATCATTTGCAG GACGTATTCAACCTGCTGCCTAATCTTAATGTCACTGATTTGATCAAAGCTTTTGCAG TGAAAACTAATGATCAGATGCTGGTAATATACCTATCGTCTCTCATCAGAAGTGTAATTGCACTCCACAACTTGATTAACAACAAG ATGCTCAACAAAGAACATGAAAGGGAAGAAGACTCAAAATCAGTGCCTGTACCAAGTACAGCAGGAAGTTGA
- the LOC11405172 gene encoding uncharacterized protein, with amino-acid sequence MKKHHFLKHSIALITILLTVCCIFIIAITFFNLPEPQNKTNRKMGFDSITRSRKISIQDFNLGKFGEMMVEMLPQDLAFTVFVPSEEAFKRDLRLSVNDSLKQDKFNDTYAIVSRVLGFSVVPRTLCSVDLRFGEVVSYDSLSGFPLFVSKDVDGMIVVNRIKSKIVDVRKNEIVVHVLDGVIMDADFEQSVLSEETQED; translated from the coding sequence ATGAAGAAGCATCATTTCTTGAAGCATTCAATCGCTCTTATAACCATTCTGTTAACAGTTTGTTGCATTTTCATCATAGCTATAACATTTTTCAATCTTCCAGAGCCTCAAAACAAGACTAATAGGAAAATGGGGTTTGACTCAATTACCAGATCCAGAAAAATTTCCATTCAAGATTTTAACTTAGGCAAGTTTGGTGAAATGATGGTTGAAATGTTACCACAAGATCTTGCTTTCACAGTTTTTGTTCCTTCTGAAGAAGCTTTTAAACGTGATCTACGTTTGAGTGTGAATGATAGTTTGAAACAAGACAAGTTTAATGATACATATGCAATTGTGAGTCGTGTGTTGGGTTTTTCTGTTGTACCTCGTACACTATGTTCTGTTGATTTAAGGTTTGGTGAGGTTGTGTCTTATGATTCTTTGTCTGGTTTtcctttgtttgtttctaaagATGTTGATGGAATGATTGTTGTTAATAGGATTAAGTCTAAAATAGTTGATGTTAGAAAAAATGAGATTGTTGTTCATGTTTTGGATGGGGTTATCATGGATGCTGATTTTGAACAATCGGTTTTATCTGAGGAAACCCAAGAGGATTGA
- the LOC11405173 gene encoding WUSCHEL-related homeobox 7 has protein sequence MEESMSGFCMKSSGSSNFHGKSGSSSTGTKCGRWNPTTEQVKLLTELFRAGLRTPSTDQIQKISNQLSFYGKIESKNVFYWFQNHKARERQKRRKVSFDDDKDVIVHRDNSMNASTQRFAEMYSEPDRVIETLELFPLNSFGESESEKWSMHANECRENTMFAYTCTMGEQMEHPPLDLRLSFV, from the exons ATGGAAGAGAGCATGTCAGGCTTTTGCATGAAATCATCTGGAAGTAGTAATTTCCATGGTAAAAGTGGAAGCAGCAGCACTGGCACAAAGTGTGGTCGTTGGAATCCAACAACAGAACAAGTTAAACTTCTGACTGAACTTTTCAGAGCAGGGCTCAGAACTCCAAGCACTGATCAAATTCAGAAAATATCCAATCAACTCAGTTTTTATGGTAAGATAGAGAGCAAGAATGTGTTCTATTGGTTTCAAAATCACAAAGCTAGAGAAAGACAAAAACGTCGTAAGGTTTCTTTTGATGATGACAAGGATGTCATAGTTCATAGAGACAACTCTATGAATGCTTCAACACAAA GGTTTGCTGAGATGTACTCAGAGCCTGATAGAGTGATTGAGACTCTTGAGCTTTTTCCATTGAACTCATTTGGTGAATCAGAATCAGAAAAGTGGAGTATGCATGCAAATGAATGCAGGGAAAATACAATGTTTGCATACACATGTACAATGGGAGAACAAATGGAACACCCACCATTGGACTTACGGTTGAGTTTTGTGTAA